The window aaacatttttgtgaAATAATCAACCATGCTGTAATAATAAACTtctaaaagtaagaaaaaaatatttcccattttcgACTACATGTGGTGATACATAttatctttttgtctttgcaggtttcagggaAAAACTTAGTCCTGATGGGCAAGAGTTTGTTGGCCTtaaagagctcccccaaatcaaagaggaggagacaGAGTTccatcaacaacaaatgagagaagagcgacttccaatcaagaaggaggaagatgatgtcacctggtcaaccTGTGAGGCGTTGACGaggcaagatgatctgggcggggCCAGCGGAgaggcggagcctgcaaacacctcatcatggccccaaatcaaagaggaggagccagagttccctcaacaacaaatgagagaagagcgacttccaatcaaggaggaagatgatgtcacctggtcaaccTGTGAGGCGTTGACCaggcaagatgatctgggcggggCCAGCGAAaaggcggagcctgcaaacacctcatcatggccccaaatcaaagaggaggagccagagttccctcaacaacaaatgagagaagagcgacttccaatcaaggaggaagatgatgtcacctggtcaaccTGTGAGGCGTTGACGAGGCAAGATGATCTGTGCggggccagcggaggggcggagcctgcaaacacctcatcatggcccctaattaaagaggaggagccagagttctctcaacaaacaatgatagatgagcaacttccaatcaaaaatgaggaagattatgtcacctggtcacctggtgagtcCATGAAGTGGGATGatgtgggcgtggccagcgtaggggtggagcttctgagcggcagctcaacagaaggatggcaagcAGAAAGTTCAATttctcctttatcagatggcgacgacttgctttatgacgatgatgaagatgttaagaaaaattccagtggcgacaaactctgcaaatgctttcagcgtgggaaaacttttgggaaaagctctaatttgaaaagaaatatgaCAAGCCACAtgggtgaaaaacccttttcgtgctcagtttgcagACAAAGATTCGTTCTCAAAGTCAAATTAAAACGCTGCACTGGTGATAAATCATgttcctgttcattttgcggtaaagaattttctcaaaagaaaaATTTACAAAGACATACGAGAATCCAcaatggtgaaaaaacattttcgtgctcagtctgtggtcaaaccttttctcaacagcaacatttaaaaactcacacaagaacccacactggtgaaaaaccattttcgtgttcagtttgcggtaaagccttttctcaaaatgaacacttaaaagcccacacaagaagccacactggtgaaaaacccttttcgtgttcagtttgcggtaaaaccttTTCTGAAAAGCCAAACTTAAAAAGACACATACGAtaccacactggtgaaaaacccttttcgtgctcagtttgcggtaaagccttttctcaaaatgaacacttaaaagcccacataataagccacactggtgaaaaacccttttcgtgctcagtttgcggtaaaaccttTTCTGAAAAGCCACACTTAAAAAGACACATAAGAtaccacactggtgaaaaacccttttcgtgctcagtttgcggtaaaaccttttctcaaaagcaagttttacaaagacacacaagaacccacacgggtgacaaactatttttgtgttcagtttgtggtcgaagattcacactgaagggacacttaaatagtcatgcaagaacacacactggtgaaaaaccattttcgtgttcagtttgtggtcgaagattcacactgaagggacacttaaatagtcacgcaagaacccacactggtgaaaaaccattttcatgcgcagtttgtggtcaagcattcgcttacaaggaaagcttaaaacaacatttatgcACATGACAAGTTGACAACCCACATTGGTGAACAAACCTTAAATGTGGGAAGCAatggccagaaaaaaaatgtacttgctTTATCAATTTCTGCATGAAAGATAATTGTATTCTTAATTTTCAATGTTCTGTAATATAGTTCCacactattaaaataaaatgtcttcaGTTAAAGATATTCTTAAGAAATTTGAAACATTGCAGTTTTGCATCTTGAATTTGCTAACAAATCAAATAAGATTATTGCGTGTTATGAAAACATAATACATggattatatttatcatttatatattgaatctaggatgtCTTTTTTAGTACAAATATGGTAGAAAAGACAATgaattttctgtaaaaaaaattatacaatgtctttatacttttttcattttataagatgaatcatgtttttaaaccgatttactGCAAAatatgtgtcttttttttggtcgttccaataaagctctcttttggggaaaatactttttgggtctttttttgaagtcaacaaaatattttggattggattggataactttattcatcccgtattcgggaaatttcgttgtcacagtagcaagagggtgaggatgcaaaaataggaaaggcattttagacataaatagataggtaataatcaagttaataaataaataaatacatgaataaataagcatgttgctgaaatatacagttgtggtcaaaagtttacatacacttgtgaagaacataatgtcatggctcttgagtttccagttatttctacaactctgatttttctctgatagagtgattggaacagatacttctttgtcaccaaaacattcatgaagtttggttctgttatgattttattttattatgggtgaacagaaataagtgatcaaatctgctgggtcaaaaatatacatacagcagcgctaatatttggtaacatgtcccttggccattttcacttcaattaggtgctgttggaattattgttaaataagttatcctgattctggtatgactgtcgaaatgcttGTTAATAGGATTActggtgtcttgagccctggggggaagtttcaccttattcaacaaagaggaactaccccagGGGGTCGAGCgcctgtttgaactattgtgtgaagattgcgggaggtAGGGAAAGATACTGTAAAGGTGTTTACCTTGAAggagcatatggtcatgatcaaagaaccttttgtaaccgagagatatccctctctttcctttgatcagcttgaaacttcctgtaacttggacactcccaaaacacaataagagacttggcgagaggagacatcttcagagtgtgtcagaGGATTCAGACGCGAGCAGGcccgagaccctctcatttttaaataaagttaactaaaattctctgtgtttttccttctttcagattggtgatacaaatgtctggtgtttaaacctaacagtgCTTTTGggagccatccacaagcttctggttgaatctttgaccactcatcttgacagaattgatgcagttcagttaaatttgatgccTTTCTgaaatggacttgtttcttcagcattgtccacaagttctcaatggggtttaagtcaggactttgggaaagcctttcaaaaaccttaattctagcttgacttagccattccattaccacttttgatgtgtgtttggggtcattgtcctgttggaacacccaactgagtccaagacccaatcttcgggctgatgactttaggttattttaaagaatttgaaggtaatcctccttcttctttATCCCAGTTACTCtttgtaaagcaccagttccattggtagcaaaacagccccgcagcataatactaccaccaccgtgcttgacggtaggcatggtgtacttggggttaaaggcctcaccttttctcctacaaacatattgctgggcattgtggccaaacagctcgatttttgtttcatctgaccacagaactttcctccagaaattcttatctttgtccatgtgatcagcagcaaacttcagtcgagccttaaggtgccgcttttggagcaagggcttccttcttgcacggcagcctctcagtccatggagatgcaaaacacgcttgactgtggacactgacacctgtgttccagcagcttctaattcttggcagatctgctttttggtgattctcggttgattcttcaccttcctgaccaattttctctcagcagcaggtgatagcttgcattttcttcctgatcgtggcagtgacaaaacagtgacatgcactttatagttacaaacaattgtttgcattgttgctcttgggacctgcagctgctttgaaatggctccaagtgactttcctgacttgttcaagtcaatgaTTCGCTTTTTCAGTTCCATGCTGAGCGagtttgactttcccattgtagcgtttgtgggcgtttgcattcaatgagccctatttaaatggactcagagaagtcacctgctgtagtcactcaatcactcacaagaagaggccatgctatgaagctaatttcactgacacaactttctaagtcaccaaaattgcttatttgtgttgttgtatgtatatttttgacccagcagatttgatcactttttctgttcacccataatagtcataaaagaaacaaatttcatgattttttttgtgacaaagaagtatctgttccaatcactatcagagaaaaatcagagttgtagaaataactggaaactcaagagagccatgacattatgttcttcacaagtgtatgtgaaCTTTtaaccacaactgtatatggaccaatattaaaattgatatcacgataaaataaaataaaatctgtcgATATCAGCCGATAGGGTACATCATCCTCTacagcagtggtctcaaaccggtcctcaaagggccgcagtgggtgcaggttttcattccaactcaacaagatgataccttttgcaagtgtaatcagttaatcagttgattgcagccaggtgctacttattttagaagacacctgattggttaaaatatcggcactggatcggttggaacaaaaaccaggacccactgcggccctcggcggaatcggtttgagacacctgctctacAGGTCTCGTAACTACGGAAAGCAGCCTGCAACTTCATTTTCCCCCATGCGtggttcatgctgggatatgtagtccttttgtcaatatacCCAGTATGGCGGTGAGCACACTAATTCGGTGCTCGAACTCCAGCCGTTAGACTGGTGTCAACAGAGCATTTAAAGCTAGACTGctaactatatattatatatggatcaattttGATCCGCAACAGGTCTCACAACTAGGGTAACTAGCTGGAGACTCAATTTTCCCGTGCATGGTGCatactgggatatatagttcttttgtcaatccacccgttATGaaggcgagcacactaatttggtgttTGCCATCATTCCAAGAAATACCAGCAAAGGGTGCTCTAATTTTTTTGCTCCAGCATATACTTTTCAAGGAGgcaacatagggtgatctatcTTTTTTCCAGGGCACAGAAAaagaagtactgtattttcacacctatagggtgcacttaaaagtttaaaaaatatccccaaagtggacagggtgcccaatgAGTCGGTGCCCCTTTTGTATGTACCAAAttgaagattctgtagatgtcgctgtatgacactgATCGCTTGATTGTCTGGGTGCTTTTATTGCTGATGTACTATATTTAAATAGTAAAAATGTGGACGTCTCGAAAATCCGGCATATGAACTCCGAGCTTGCCTTCATTCCAGAAGGCTTGACGAAGGAACTACAACAACATTGCCacaaacagagcattcaaaacaAAGTTGCGAACGGCTTGGGAGCAATGGATGTCCAATGGTATGCATAGTTATACAAAGACCAGCAGGCAGCGTCAGGCCAGTTACGCGACAATATGTCAACGGATTGTGGATGCCTGgactcaagtgtcggccagcacagttgttcgagcttttgccaaagctggcatcaagTTCCCATAATAGCCCGGCGACAACTATGATTCTGGCAGTGTGGTGGAGCATAGCATAGCTAGCAttacatacgctagcataaaatgcgctagcataacatatgctagctagtgtcatgctagcgcccttTGGGCCGAAGCGCCTTATCTATGGGCAAAAACCGAACATACACCCACAACTGAGATGACGCCTTTTCAGGCGGTGCGTCacataggtgtgaaaatacggtaatcatgcTGGCCtaagcctttattttttttatggggcATATGAAACGACGTAGGTCGTAtattaatattgaaatattttaaatagtatTATTCAAATTGTACACCCCGAGGCTCCTCCCTATGTTAGTGACTTTATACTCACGGAATTGCAAGTGTGATGTGGCGTCACGGTTAACTGGTGGTGGAGCCATGAGGTTCTCTGCCGGGAAACTTGCTGTTGAGCTGCTGCAACTGAGAGGCTCTGCCCCACTGCTGGCCCCACTCGGACATCCATCTTCACTCCTCAAGGGCTCAACAGTGCACATGGGGACATCTATCCCCTTTTCTTTAACATCTAGAGGGACTTCCTCTACCTTTATGAGGGGACGCTGATGCTCCTCAATGTGGAGTTTCCCAACTGTAACGAAATACTCCTCTTGTTCCTCCTTAAAGCTTTCGAATTTTTCATTGTCTTCATCTTTCATGGGAGCCGACTTCTGGTGCTCAGTTTGATGCATTTGACTGACATCTGAAACAGAAAGATTAAATCTGATTTCTTTATTTGCAATCATGTGTCCCCAAAATGATTCACCACTTAAGACATATTTCTCCAGGGCCATTTAGTACTCATTCTTCACTTGTCATCTACTACAAAACTTGGTCATTCAAATTGCTcactgttggaattattgtaaataagttatcctgattctggtatgactgtcgaaatgcttgttaatagaattagagtgtcttgagccctgggggaaagtttcaccttgtTCAACAAAGAGGGACTACCCCAGGGGGCTGGAGCCTGTTTGAACCaatgtgtgaagattgcgggggATCGGGAAAGATACTGTAAAGGTGTTACCTTAAAAGAacatatggtcatacatcaaagaaccttttgtaactgggagagaactccctgtttcctttgatcagcttgaaacttcctgtaacttggacactcccaaaacacaataagagacttggcgagaggagacatcttcagagtgtgtcagaGGATTGTGACGAGAGCAGTCCcgagaacctctcatttttaaatataattacctcaattctttgtgtttttccttctttgagattggtgatacaaatgtctggtgtttaaacccaacatttaattggtccttcgagccggatcccaagatacctgacgatcccagtggatgagcaagatccagaaaagtctgtgtacacagcataaagatccttttccaggactgtttcttccttacgggctgtggtccaaaggttgaagggataccaaggacgcagagaatcgtgagtaaattttatttaaaaaaggaatgaatgagaacgaAGTAAAAttgagaaatgaatgaatgagaacgAAGTAAAATCTGCAGGCggacagacccccttagttgaaaaagactaattaaattctgtaaaggatagcggagtcctggttaaaaaaaagagaaataaaaaccctgacaatcctaggcactatcaggtaaaattcaaacaacaaaatccgCAGGCggacagacccccttagttgaaaaagactaattaaattctgtaaaggatagcggagtccAGGGTGTATTGAATAGAAGCGAACTAAAAGGAATGAAAGTGTAAAAGTGtgaaaggaaatacattttaccatttggtgatttgtatctcataccAAACAGGAGTCAAATGGCGACCTCTAGTGGGTGTATGTAGACAAGAAACcacctgaaaaggttgaagtgagtttaccactaaaggaatttatcaCCATCCTGTTGacaaacccagtgttagtgcactataggtgcaaagacccactgggactaaatttaattcaaaatggGGAAAGTACAgagtaaagaaataaaaagaaaaatatggatTCCCTGGTAGATTAATGATAAAAGACATCCgtgaactacaaaaaaaaaaaaaaaatcgaaaaataatgtaacaaaaaacgacgtaaaatgcaaaaacaaggttctGATCAAACCAAAACGTGGATGCAGATGGCAGGGCAAAGAGAAAAGGCAGAAAAGAGAAgaaagatattgttatacagtgccaagatactgaaagagctcgatataaagaaaaaaaaatagaataaaaaataaacgcatgcaagtaatcttcatatgaatagatatatatatataagtacgctgtgACACCTTCATGAATCTCAATTGTTGCGCAATATAAGACTAGAAACGACTAAGAAATATACTTaggcggataaataagataagaagatatatatatatatattaggcccgttaagaaacagtgcccccctGTTCAGCCCGCTCCTCGTAACAGGCTCCACTCGCAAGCCGGGAGcacgacgaggggggggggggggggggggcctgCTGGCCGTGCGGtaaagagggccacatagccagggaatgcaaaaacaaccctccccgcgcacagcgacgacatgatagcgcaTGACTAGAAccggaggtagcaaaacaaatggctaaCAAAAGTAAGGGGGATAGATAGATcaaaaaggtggtgaagccccccccttcacagatgcggacacccctcaagctaagcacactctgtgcaaacaaaaggaggggGCGGCGCCCATACAgcttactgctcccttcacaccaaaaacaaagggcaggaaagactaccacaagagagacagagatagttgatagtgttatgatatattagtgaaaaattatgggtcctttattaaacactgaaatttatattaggaaatgcatagtgaaaggttatttggattggattggattggataactttattcatcccgtattcgggaaatttcgttgttccagtggcaagagggtgaggatgcaggaataggaaaggcattttagacataaatagataggtaataagtaggtcaagaaataaatacatgaataaatatataattaagtaagcgtgttgcttaggacatatatacatacatacatacacataaatgtacatgcatgcatacggtaggtcttaacacacagccatttttttgttaaagagcctgacagctgatgggaggaaggatctgcggaagcgctccttcctgcaatgagggtgccgcagtctattgctaaaggagcttcggagggactccacagactcatgcagggggtgggaggtgctgtccatgatggacatcatcctggtcagcatcctccgctctcccacttcctccacagagtccaaaggacagcccagaacagagctggccctcctgaccagcttattcagcctgttcctgtccctctccgtgctcccgcatccccaacaaagcactgcataaaacactgcagaggccaccacagtgtcgtagaaagtcctcagcagtgtcctgcacactccaaaggaccgtagactcctcagtaggtagaggcggctctggccccttttgtacagggcatctgtgtttgtggaccagtctagtttgttgttgaggtgaacacccaggtacttaaaattctccacgatttcaatgtctgtaccctggatgttcacctgagtggtctgttgaggattcctccgaaaatcgacgaccatttcctttgtcttactggtgttgatgtagaggtggttttgcctacaccagtcaacaaaggctgtgatgactcccctgtactccaggtcgttcccgtccgtcactcgtccaacaatagcggtgtcgtcagagaacttctggaggtggcaggtgtctgtattatgtttaaagtccgatgtgtagagggagaagaggagtggagagagcactgtgccttgtggggcccccgtgctgcaagctaccacatcagacgtacagtcctggagtctcacatattgtggtctgtcagtgaggaagtcgatgatccatgcggctaggtggttccttactccagcctcttccagtttccctctcagtagaaccggctgaatggtgttgaaggcactggagaggtcaaaaaacatcattctcagcgtgcttcccgcgttctccaggtgtgaaagagacctgtacatcaggtaggtggtagcatcttccacaccaatgcctggacgataggcgaactgcagagggtccagctctgcattcatcagggggctgaggtgattgaggatgattctctccaatgtcttgatcaggtgagaggttaatgctaccggcctgaagtggtttggctccctggggtacgcagtcttaggaactgggaccacgcaggaagttttccacaaggtggggaccttctgcagactgaggctgaggttgaaaatatgcagaatcactataccaagctgatccgcacactcgctcagtagtctggagctgaggccgtctggaccggtagccttccttgcctcgatcttcttgagctgttttatcacctgatcgacagtaatgcagagaccggtggaagagggggaggaagaggaggaggaggagaacgaggggggagcgttgcttctggtctggggggtcaggggagtgggggcaggactgaatctgttaaagaactgattcagttcattggcccactccctgccgccagactccgggtctctctcgctgttgcctccatggcccgaaatagtcctcaagctcctccagacctctttggtgttgcctctctggagttggttctccagcttcctcctgtagatggtcttacccttccttatctctctcttcagctccttctggaccattttcaggctctctttctccccagacctaaaagccctcttcttgttgttcaggagggcccttagatccctggtgacccacggcttattgttggagaaacaacggaccttcttggagggtacaatgttctcaacacagaagttaatataatctgtgatgcagtgggtcaagctgtcaatgtcattacaatgtgaattgcacagcacctcccagtcagtggtctcaaaacagtccctcagtaccatgctggtctcctcggtccatctttgtatgatcctcgtggtaggttttattttcctcaccatagggatgtaggtggggatcagatggaccaggttgtggtctgagcggcccagtggggggagggggactgagctgtatgcctcctttgtgttggcatacagcaggtccagagttttttgttccctggtgtggcacttcacaaactgagtgaaggtggggagagtagaagccaagggagcatggttaaagtcaccagagataagaaggagagactgggggtgtgacgtttgcagccgggacacagtggcgtgaagcagctcgcgggcgactgtcgcatcggccgagggacgtatatacgcagttattatgataacgtgcgagaactcccgggggatgtaaaacggcctgatgctaacagctactagctcgatatctcgagtgcagagtcgctccttcacagtaatgtgcccggggctgcaccatctactattaataaaaacagctagtcccccccctttcttcctaccgctctcctcagcatctctgtccgccctcaccagctgaaaaccgtccaaggagacgagagagtccggaattagttcattcagccaggtctccgtgaagcacataatgcagatattccgatattgtcgttgttgtttggtcagcgccgttagctcttccatcttattggggagagatcttacgttccccataataatagatggaatgctgggtctgaagcgtcgctttctctcctgacattttcgtccagctctgcatcctcttctcttcctctttaactccgcggggaggtccaggtccaggtccaggttattttccctaaattttaattgaggtaacagtgagcacagaaaatggctcttattttaaataaaaccgccttcttagagcggataggaattaagccagagctttaactattggttttagaaatataagagtgatttgcgatttagacttaagtattaagaatcatccaaattattaatgatatcaaacatgaaaacaatgcagagatGGCATGGATCCAAATTGTTAAGTAAAttatagataaaataattgatttaggataggcatgatttccctaggacggaagaggcatggaatgtttttcggtgcacagaaagacattccttgttttgcccggagtaggtgaaatatgctttggcgtgggtcatattaatgacaattagaatattaattgcattagcatcaaacagttgatgtcaaccaaacaacattaacttatttcttttgagaatggttagtgctgatagcacagcaaaaaggtggttagctgccaagaagccccagactggggatggcacTGTCCACtagtgaaaaattgcagaccactgatgtctgaaaatgagtgtgagcatgaatggttgtttgtttgtctttttgtgtttttgattggccgaccaccaagatataatcaatcagatatcaaggtggaaaatgatttagaaatttgaaatcaatttttgatgaaaattatggaaaattgtttagtccaatgaaatgttaatggtaaaagcagcagtactccaaacgtgaaatttgaagtggagaaacaaatctgctatgcaaaatttaggagcactgagaaaaaaagaaaaaaaaggacagtgcttgataccaaattccaaagtactattgatttattgtgataatggcatccaaattgtgttaacagaataattgactgaattgacaaaagtttccatatttcgttccgaaaaagaaaaaaaaaat is drawn from Stigmatopora argus isolate UIUO_Sarg chromosome 20, RoL_Sarg_1.0, whole genome shotgun sequence and contains these coding sequences:
- the LOC144065552 gene encoding uncharacterized protein LOC144065552, coding for MQTPSPKMSGFREKLSPDGQEFVGLKELPQIKEEETEFHQQQMREERLPIKKEEDDVTWSTCEALTRQDDLGGASGEAEPANTSSWPQIKEEEPEFPQQQMREERLPIKEEDDVTWSTCEALTRQDDLGGASEKAEPANTSSWPQIKEEEPEFPQQQMREERLPIKEEDDVTWSTCEALTRQDDLCGASGGAEPANTSSWPLIKEEEPEFSQQTMIDEQLPIKNEEDYVTWSPGESMKWDDVGVASVGVELLSGSSTEGWQAESSISPLSDGDDLLYDDDEDVKKNSSGDKLCKCFQRGKTFGKSSNLKRNMTSHMGEKPFSCSVCRQRFVLKVKLKRCTGDKSCSCSFCGKEFSQKKNLQRHTRIHNGEKTFSCSVCGQTFSQQQHLKTHTRTHTGEKPFSCSVCGKAFSQNEHLKAHTRSHTGEKPFSCSVCGKTFSEKPNLKRHIRYHTGEKPFSCSVCGKAFSQNEHLKAHIISHTGEKPFSCSVCGKTFSEKPHLKRHIRYHTGEKPFSCSVCGKTFSQKQVLQRHTRTHTGDKLFLCSVCGRRFTLKGHLNSHARTHTGEKPFSCSVCGRRFTLKGHLNSHARTHTGEKPFSCAVCGQAFAYKESLKQHLCT